A genomic segment from Actinomycetota bacterium encodes:
- a CDS encoding bifunctional oligoribonuclease/PAP phosphatase NrnA — protein sequence MTPDFERAAQVLADATEVALACHVNPDADALGSMLGLAAFLRSRGVETVCSYPNEPLELPRWAEMLPGAERLVPAKEFPKEPAVMVTCDCAAFDRLAQLGHVANRAGEVIWIDHHRSNDGLGSIPLNDPEASSTCEMVFRLIETMGGDMPDETAVCLYAGLVTDTGKFQYEATTPATLRIAARLREHPFDHARLVQALYEDNPATYLQLVGVALGRLEHVADADLVWTYLTQADLQEAGVHPAETDDLIDVIRTARDVDVAAIVKQQKDGRFKVSARSRGGHDLAKVAAAFGGGGHRLAAGYTSTHGPAETVDRLAKALRGEPVPA from the coding sequence ATGACTCCGGACTTCGAGCGCGCCGCCCAGGTGCTCGCCGACGCGACCGAGGTCGCGCTCGCCTGTCACGTGAACCCCGACGCGGACGCCCTCGGCTCGATGCTCGGGCTCGCCGCCTTCCTGCGGTCGCGAGGGGTCGAAACCGTCTGCTCGTACCCGAACGAACCGCTCGAACTCCCGCGATGGGCCGAGATGCTGCCCGGCGCCGAGCGGTTGGTCCCGGCGAAGGAGTTCCCGAAGGAACCCGCGGTGATGGTCACGTGCGACTGCGCCGCGTTCGACCGGCTCGCTCAACTCGGGCACGTCGCGAACCGGGCGGGCGAGGTGATCTGGATCGACCATCACCGGTCGAACGACGGGCTGGGCTCGATCCCTCTCAACGATCCCGAGGCCTCGTCGACCTGCGAGATGGTCTTCCGTTTGATCGAGACGATGGGCGGTGACATGCCCGACGAGACGGCGGTCTGCCTGTACGCCGGCCTGGTCACCGACACGGGCAAGTTCCAGTACGAGGCCACCACCCCCGCGACGCTGCGTATCGCCGCCCGGCTCCGCGAGCACCCGTTCGATCACGCCCGGCTCGTGCAGGCGCTCTACGAGGACAATCCCGCCACCTACCTGCAACTCGTCGGAGTGGCGTTGGGACGGCTCGAGCACGTCGCCGACGCCGACCTCGTCTGGACCTACCTCACCCAGGCCGACCTGCAGGAGGCGGGCGTGCACCCGGCCGAGACCGACGACCTGATCGACGTGATCCGAACGGCGCGCGACGTCGATGTGGCGGCGATCGTGAAGCAGCAGAAGGACGGTCGCTTCAAGGTGAGTGCGCGCTCGCGCGGCGGGCACGATCTCGCGAAGGTCGCGGCGGCCTTCGGCGGCGGCGGCCACCGGCTCGCTGCCGGATACACGTCGACCCACGGTCCGGCCGAGACCGTCGACCGTCTCGCGAAGGCGCTCCGGGGCGAGCCCGTTCCCGCGTGA
- a CDS encoding DUF503 domain-containing protein has translation MFVALQRFDLRIRDSHSLKQKRHVVKALTAALRQRFNVSVAEVDHQDLWQRASIAIAVAGAQEYHLRKVVGEIERFVDTWPAVEVLQVDVTVHAPDD, from the coding sequence ATGTTCGTCGCGCTGCAGCGCTTCGACCTGCGTATCCGCGATAGCCACTCCCTGAAGCAGAAACGCCACGTCGTGAAGGCGCTGACCGCGGCGCTCCGGCAACGATTCAACGTCTCCGTGGCCGAGGTCGACCACCAGGACCTGTGGCAACGGGCCTCGATCGCGATCGCGGTGGCCGGCGCCCAGGAGTACCACCTGCGGAAGGTCGTCGGCGAGATCGAGCGATTCGTCGACACGTGGCCCGCGGTCGAGGTTCTCCAGGTCGATGTGACGGTGCACGCCCCGGACGACTGA
- the rbfA gene encoding 30S ribosome-binding factor RbfA, whose protein sequence is MTQGARIDRVGEEFREILAEEIPKLKDPRVGFVTVVGVKVSPDLRHARVAYTSMGDDKAKAGTRAALRSARPHLRAVIGRQVRLKYLPELEFEEDTTYEQGRRIDELIAGLHRAEDER, encoded by the coding sequence ATGACCCAGGGCGCTCGCATCGATCGCGTCGGCGAGGAATTCCGAGAGATCCTCGCCGAGGAGATCCCGAAGCTGAAGGATCCCCGCGTGGGGTTCGTCACCGTCGTGGGCGTGAAGGTCTCCCCCGACCTGCGACACGCCCGGGTGGCGTACACGTCGATGGGCGATGACAAGGCGAAGGCCGGCACGCGTGCAGCCCTGCGCTCCGCTCGACCGCACCTACGGGCGGTGATCGGGCGGCAGGTACGTCTCAAGTACTTGCCCGAGCTCGAGTTCGAGGAAGACACCACCTACGAGCAGGGTCGGCGCATCGACGAGCTGATCGCTGGTCTTCATCGCGCGGAGGACGAGCGATGA